The following proteins are encoded in a genomic region of Pelodictyon phaeoclathratiforme BU-1:
- a CDS encoding ComEC/Rec2 family competence protein — protein MPNVEKIKELRYSLQLSLAPYPAVRLLALVVLGILAGVNLPLPVEGWLLFCLFALLVLLAGLLYERVRNKAPYPLFFTSIGYLLFLFFSFAASSDYRLHYAARDGLLRFVGKNVLLYGRIVDQPHFSGAGVGWMMEVEELFENGQIVKLHDRAKVFMRSVGKPDITISYGDMVRVKGKLDLVPEASNRGEFDPRKAARMKQLSVQFYSAGPWQVQHEGESGLNGFDRFVVKPVYNYITKSLEELLPDGEERKLAAGVLTGERESMSEEVIEAFKLTGTAHILAVSGLNMVMLALVVQICLQRFQVTTAGRWISFVIFSFILLVYSSVTGNSPSVKRAALMSLVLIGGATIGRKSYPVNSLAVADFLILLFDPFDLLNPGFLMTNGAVLAILLISPHLIASPQKEGGLLRGVAHFLLSSVMVTLAAIIGVSPVIAYYFGTFSVISILANIPVVLFSTLLMYALVPMLLVNLVSGYVASFFAATSFFLAELTLRTALYFSQFPFASITIRPDAIEVWLYYATLAALLVFSVQRAWGRVAISLLLGLNLLFWYSFALRIPPVAPDMVTVNLGRRLVTLFSSGSETVQIDAALAARDQKRIAEQLAAYGMAAPKAVVQFYSPDSLIAKTPAARHMLQADSTILLPSMVVIRPEEKVLKLWSRERSLLIVSGTSRLKEEELYKADIAFLWVYRFAPKQQQQITSWLNYARPKRCILVPGSFLPRAHLALLQRFAASRPGVEVRSKTRQVVVQ, from the coding sequence TTGCCTAACGTAGAAAAAATAAAGGAGCTGCGGTACTCTCTGCAGCTTTCCCTCGCGCCATACCCGGCGGTACGGCTGCTTGCTCTGGTTGTGTTGGGGATTCTTGCGGGCGTAAATCTGCCCCTTCCTGTTGAGGGGTGGCTGCTTTTTTGTCTCTTTGCTCTTCTTGTGCTTCTGGCCGGGTTGCTGTATGAACGGGTCAGGAATAAAGCTCCATATCCGCTTTTTTTCACTTCCATCGGTTATCTGCTTTTCCTCTTTTTCTCTTTTGCTGCGAGCAGTGATTACCGGCTTCATTATGCAGCCCGTGACGGGCTGTTGCGTTTTGTCGGTAAAAATGTGTTGCTGTATGGGCGGATTGTTGATCAGCCCCATTTTTCGGGCGCGGGAGTTGGCTGGATGATGGAGGTTGAAGAGTTGTTTGAAAACGGGCAGATCGTGAAGCTCCATGATCGGGCGAAGGTCTTCATGCGCAGTGTGGGGAAGCCGGATATCACTATTTCTTATGGTGATATGGTTCGGGTGAAGGGGAAGCTCGATCTTGTTCCTGAAGCATCCAATCGGGGTGAATTTGACCCCCGAAAAGCTGCTCGCATGAAGCAGCTTTCGGTGCAATTTTACTCTGCAGGGCCCTGGCAGGTGCAGCATGAAGGGGAGTCGGGGCTTAATGGATTTGATCGTTTCGTTGTCAAGCCGGTCTATAACTACATCACGAAGAGCCTTGAAGAACTTTTGCCGGATGGGGAGGAGCGAAAGCTTGCTGCCGGAGTGCTTACGGGCGAAAGAGAGTCGATGTCGGAGGAGGTGATTGAGGCGTTCAAGCTTACGGGTACAGCGCATATCCTTGCTGTTTCGGGGCTTAATATGGTTATGCTTGCCCTTGTTGTTCAAATCTGCCTGCAGCGCTTCCAGGTTACCACGGCAGGGCGCTGGATCTCTTTTGTGATTTTTTCCTTTATTTTGCTCGTCTACAGTTCTGTGACCGGCAACTCTCCATCGGTTAAACGCGCAGCCCTCATGTCTCTGGTGCTGATTGGCGGAGCGACGATCGGGCGGAAAAGTTATCCGGTTAATTCGCTTGCTGTTGCTGATTTTCTCATTCTTCTTTTCGACCCTTTCGATCTTCTGAATCCGGGATTTTTAATGACCAATGGCGCGGTGCTGGCCATTCTTCTGATCTCTCCCCATCTCATTGCTTCACCGCAAAAAGAAGGTGGGTTATTGCGGGGCGTCGCTCACTTTTTGCTCAGCAGTGTGATGGTTACTCTTGCTGCTATTATCGGGGTCTCGCCGGTGATTGCTTACTATTTCGGGACTTTTTCGGTTATCAGCATTCTTGCCAATATACCTGTGGTACTTTTTTCCACCCTTCTGATGTATGCTCTGGTTCCGATGCTTTTGGTTAATCTGGTGTCGGGCTATGTGGCTTCTTTTTTTGCTGCAACTTCCTTTTTTCTGGCAGAGCTTACCCTTCGTACGGCTTTGTATTTCAGCCAGTTTCCCTTTGCCTCTATAACCATCAGGCCCGATGCGATTGAAGTTTGGCTCTATTACGCTACCCTCGCAGCTTTGCTCGTTTTCAGCGTTCAGAGAGCGTGGGGGAGGGTAGCCATCTCTTTGCTTCTTGGTCTCAACCTGCTCTTTTGGTACTCTTTTGCACTTCGTATCCCGCCTGTTGCTCCCGATATGGTGACCGTCAATCTTGGCAGGAGGCTTGTTACACTCTTTTCCTCAGGCAGTGAAACCGTGCAGATTGATGCAGCTCTGGCAGCGCGTGACCAGAAACGCATTGCAGAGCAGCTCGCGGCGTATGGTATGGCCGCACCCAAAGCGGTCGTGCAGTTTTATAGCCCTGACTCTCTCATCGCAAAAACGCCCGCAGCTCGTCACATGTTGCAGGCCGACAGCACTATTTTACTTCCATCAATGGTCGTTATTCGCCCGGAGGAGAAGGTGCTCAAGCTCTGGAGTCGGGAGCGCTCGCTGCTCATTGTCTCGGGTACCAGCCGCCTGAAGGAGGAGGAGCTTTACAAAGCCGATATTGCCTTTCTTTGGGTCTACCGTTTTGCCCCGAAACAGCAGCAGCAGATAACGTCGTGGCTGAACTACGCCAGGCCGAAGCGCTGCATCCTCGTTCCCGGCTCTTTTCTTCCCCGGGCTCACCTCGCTCTCTTGCAGCGCTTTGCCGCCAGCCGTCCCGGAGTCGAAGTGCGCAGCAAAACCCGGCAGGTGGTGGTACAGTGA
- the metF gene encoding methylenetetrahydrofolate reductase [NAD(P)H], with translation MLVKEILNSAAKPVFSFEFFPPKKDEEWETLFETIAALSPLHASYVSVTYGAGGSTRSRTHNLVTKIQKETGLTVVSHLTCICSDQEETGAILRNYQEHGINNVLALRGDKPAGTTSMADAIKDFPYAIDLVRFIKKEYPDFGIGVAGFPEGHPETPNRMKEIEYLKEKVDAGADYIVTQLFFDNHDYFDFVERCALGGITVPIIPGIMPITTRKGMIRMSELALGARVPAALLKKVLTAANDDEVASVGIEWATNQVQELIDHHIKGIHFYTLNMADATLKIFNNIHQ, from the coding sequence ATGCTTGTCAAAGAAATACTGAACTCTGCCGCCAAACCTGTCTTCAGTTTTGAGTTTTTTCCCCCGAAAAAAGATGAAGAGTGGGAAACACTGTTTGAAACCATTGCAGCGCTCTCACCACTCCACGCATCCTATGTCAGCGTAACCTACGGAGCCGGAGGATCGACCCGATCAAGAACCCATAACCTGGTAACAAAGATACAGAAAGAGACCGGTCTGACCGTCGTATCACACCTCACCTGCATCTGCTCCGACCAAGAGGAGACCGGAGCCATTCTGCGAAACTATCAGGAGCACGGCATCAATAACGTCCTTGCCCTGAGAGGTGACAAACCAGCCGGGACAACCTCAATGGCTGATGCCATCAAGGATTTCCCGTATGCCATAGACCTGGTTCGCTTCATAAAAAAAGAGTACCCCGACTTCGGTATCGGCGTTGCAGGCTTTCCAGAAGGGCACCCCGAAACACCAAACCGGATGAAAGAGATCGAATATCTGAAAGAAAAAGTTGACGCCGGAGCTGACTACATTGTCACACAACTCTTTTTCGATAACCACGATTACTTCGACTTCGTTGAGCGCTGCGCCCTTGGCGGCATTACCGTGCCCATCATCCCGGGAATTATGCCCATCACCACACGAAAAGGGATGATCAGAATGTCGGAACTGGCACTTGGTGCAAGAGTGCCCGCCGCTCTGCTGAAAAAAGTACTCACTGCAGCAAATGACGACGAAGTTGCTTCAGTCGGAATTGAGTGGGCTACAAATCAGGTTCAGGAGCTCATCGACCATCATATCAAAGGCATCCACTTCTACACCCTGAACATGGCCGATGCAACCCTTAAAATCTTCAACAACATCCACCAGTAA
- the lysA gene encoding diaminopimelate decarboxylase: protein MLDSNFFRYTGTTLCCDDVKLEELAANFGTPLFVTSRRSVIESYKAFECAFEALPHFTCYSVKANYNLSVIRTLAELGCGCDVNSAGELYRALQSGVSPDKIIFAGVGKREDEIVYALQSGVLMLKAESLSELRAIDRIAGELGLTASVAIRINPNVTAETHPYITTGDSKEKFGIDEAELSTVFSLLSRLPNIKLVGLDMHIGSQIFDPEYYVAATVKLLAIFKASRELGFAIEFLDIGGGFPVTYDPLKPATPIEHFAEKLVPMLLPLDVKVIFEPGRYLVANASVLLTRILYKKSNHTGKQFFVVDAGMTELIRPALYQSHHEVQSVTFHEEEVIADVVGPICESSDFFARHRAIGAAEEGELLAVMSAGAYAAVMSSNYNGRLRPAEVLVNGSEVKLVRKRETLEQLVQNELT from the coding sequence GTGCTTGACAGTAATTTTTTTCGCTATACCGGTACGACGCTCTGCTGTGATGACGTCAAACTTGAAGAGCTTGCCGCCAATTTTGGAACTCCTCTTTTTGTGACCTCGAGGAGAAGCGTCATCGAAAGTTATAAGGCTTTCGAGTGCGCTTTTGAGGCGCTGCCCCATTTTACCTGCTATTCAGTCAAGGCCAACTATAATCTCAGTGTGATTCGTACGCTTGCTGAACTTGGCTGTGGGTGTGATGTTAATTCCGCCGGAGAACTCTATCGGGCATTGCAGTCTGGTGTTTCTCCTGATAAAATCATTTTTGCCGGGGTTGGCAAGAGAGAGGATGAGATTGTTTATGCCCTGCAGAGCGGGGTACTTATGCTGAAAGCTGAATCGCTCTCGGAACTGCGGGCTATTGACCGGATTGCAGGAGAGCTTGGTTTAACAGCTTCTGTTGCAATACGGATCAATCCGAATGTGACGGCTGAGACCCACCCCTATATTACCACTGGCGACAGCAAGGAGAAGTTTGGTATTGATGAGGCTGAGCTCTCGACGGTATTTTCGCTGCTTTCCCGCTTGCCGAATATCAAGCTTGTGGGGCTTGATATGCATATCGGGTCGCAGATTTTTGATCCGGAATATTATGTGGCGGCTACGGTGAAGCTGCTGGCGATTTTCAAGGCATCCAGAGAGCTTGGTTTTGCCATCGAATTTCTTGATATCGGCGGTGGTTTTCCGGTAACCTACGACCCCCTGAAACCGGCAACCCCGATTGAACATTTTGCTGAAAAGCTGGTTCCGATGCTGTTGCCTCTTGATGTGAAGGTGATTTTTGAACCGGGACGCTATCTGGTTGCCAATGCTTCGGTTTTGTTGACCAGAATTCTCTATAAAAAGAGTAATCATACCGGCAAGCAGTTTTTTGTGGTCGATGCGGGGATGACTGAACTGATTCGTCCGGCGCTCTATCAGTCGCATCATGAAGTTCAGTCGGTAACGTTTCATGAGGAAGAGGTTATTGCCGATGTTGTTGGCCCGATTTGTGAGTCGAGTGATTTTTTTGCCCGTCATCGGGCGATTGGAGCGGCAGAAGAGGGTGAGTTGCTTGCGGTGATGTCTGCAGGCGCTTATGCTGCCGTTATGAGCAGCAATTATAATGGCCGGCTTCGCCCTGCAGAGGTTCTGGTGAACGGGAGTGAAGTCAAGCTGGTGCGTAAACGTGAAACGCTGGAACAGCTTGTGCAGAATGAGCTGACCTGA
- the rpmG gene encoding 50S ribosomal protein L33, protein MAKGKENRIVITLECTEAKKEGKTVSRYTTTKNKKNTTERLILKKYNPNMQRHTLHKEIK, encoded by the coding sequence ATGGCAAAAGGAAAAGAAAACAGAATCGTTATCACCCTTGAATGTACCGAAGCAAAAAAAGAGGGAAAAACGGTCTCAAGATATACCACAACAAAAAACAAGAAAAATACCACAGAACGTCTTATCTTGAAGAAGTATAACCCCAATATGCAGCGTCATACCCTGCACAAGGAGATCAAATAA
- a CDS encoding zinc ribbon domain-containing protein → MDHTKINLLVRLQHLDNQIESIVSLQKGLPEEIDALDEDLVFTTRQIESRKKIADEHLKTRSRLHETINECKNKILNFKEKQTLARNNKEYDALSKQIEYEEKEIAQAEIQLQDIVHTIQRAQEIQKKGRQLIAENRYDEITEEMMPDDILHQQLEDLKKQVDQKREELESIVIETAEDVNLLKKKVMEQRALITSEAKRLLDKYDHLRSGTLQNAVVSLNRNACSGCNTRVPTNRHTMIVQGGFYLCESCGRIVVHERLFEEAE, encoded by the coding sequence GTGGATCATACCAAAATAAACCTCCTTGTCAGGCTTCAGCACCTTGACAATCAGATAGAAAGCATCGTCAGCCTTCAAAAAGGGCTGCCGGAAGAGATTGATGCTCTGGATGAAGACCTGGTATTTACCACCCGCCAGATCGAATCACGAAAAAAAATAGCCGACGAACATCTGAAAACACGCTCTCGATTGCACGAAACGATCAATGAGTGCAAGAACAAGATCCTGAACTTCAAGGAGAAGCAGACACTCGCCCGCAACAACAAGGAATATGACGCACTCTCAAAGCAGATTGAATATGAAGAAAAAGAGATAGCGCAAGCCGAAATCCAGCTTCAGGATATCGTCCATACTATACAGCGGGCACAGGAAATCCAGAAAAAAGGACGGCAGCTCATTGCAGAAAATCGCTATGACGAAATTACGGAAGAGATGATGCCCGACGACATCCTGCATCAGCAGCTTGAAGATCTGAAAAAACAGGTGGACCAGAAAAGAGAAGAGCTGGAAAGCATTGTCATTGAAACAGCAGAGGATGTTAATTTGCTGAAAAAAAAGGTAATGGAACAACGGGCACTGATTACCAGCGAAGCAAAAAGACTGCTCGACAAATATGACCATCTCAGAAGCGGCACCTTACAGAATGCGGTTGTCAGCCTGAACCGCAACGCCTGTTCCGGATGCAACACGAGGGTTCCAACCAATCGTCACACCATGATTGTACAGGGCGGATTCTACCTTTGTGAATCTTGCGGTCGCATTGTGGTTCATGAGCGGCTCTTTGAAGAGGCTGAATAA
- a CDS encoding DUF3683 domain-containing protein, translating to MVNPSTIVPREIPFNYTSAGDRQAISFLLGRDIVQMLDELRDLRVTGRSARLLMGIIGEILIHRRNPYLFQELVNSSTRRRRLFERASAELDTIVEMANGEERVSAIVAALREQLERFRLAVEKTPELRRRMKRELGAVVGVKNVLFDPFSLAAHATDATDWRLHLPSAVVTPDQESQVAPLITAIAALGLNIIPRGAGTGLTGGAVPLRSKCVIINMEKLNRIRGVSVRDFQLENGQICQASVIDVEAGVITEHAMEAADEQGLVFATDPTSEWACTIGGNIAENAGGKMAVRWGTCIDNLLEWRMAMPSGENWTVKRADHRLRKIMHEDTVVFEVWNESGKRIDRIELLGTDIRKKGLWKDITNKALGGVPGLQKEGTDGVITSALFVLYPKYPEKRTLCLEFFGPDMDEASRVILELSKIFPLHSENREALLALEHFDDEYIRAIDYKVKAPRAQTPKAVLLIDIAGNSVAEVECGVERVERLLDPHPNTLMFLARDSAEGVRFWADRKKLGAIARRTNAFKLNEDIVIPLEALAEFARFIDHLNIEEERYAQHRFVERARALLETSKVSEDGGQFASKIPAGVELCQLFSSKIDAEPEESLRSLAVVQELCSELGELVQGYPDMQAALDGAYLHVRDRRIVLATHMHAGDGNVHVNVPVLSNDRPMLERADKVIDHVMEKVVSLGGVVSGEHGIGVTKLKYLDPAIVEELSMYRRRVDPKGIMNPGKLDDYEVLDSIFTPSFNLLELEAHILRRAQIAELSKKVDYCIRCGKCKMDCCVYYPSRGMFYHPRNKNLAIGSLIEALLFDAQRERTTDFALLQWLEEVADHCTICHKCLKPCPVDIDSGEVSVLEREILSEWGFKHSSPVTELTLRYLESRSPVFNALFRRSVLRVGGAVQRAGNRLSSSLQLENNNPVLYPLRLLRSAVPPVPEGTLRDVLPECGPDQVLVFEPAGEVTSNVFYFPGCGSERMNSTISMAALHLLLELGARVVLPPPFLCCGFPAHVNAKSDQYSSIVLRNTVLFSQIREMFSYLDFDACVVTCGTCMEGLDAIETGKIFGGKIVDIAAFAFDKGMKLDGKGDYLYHAPCHDSLSGKARETLHKLGGFGSVTAVAHCCSEAGTLALSRPDITDSMLHRKRDAITELMHGKERAVILTNCPSCVQGLGRNLDLGIEPQHIVVALAEKRSGSGWMELMRVQASKGTAVSF from the coding sequence ATGGTGAACCCTTCGACGATTGTTCCACGTGAGATACCATTCAATTATACTTCCGCAGGTGATCGGCAGGCAATATCGTTCCTGCTCGGTCGGGATATTGTGCAGATGCTTGATGAGCTGCGCGATCTGCGCGTTACCGGAAGGTCGGCACGCTTGCTTATGGGTATTATTGGTGAAATTCTTATTCACCGCCGTAATCCCTATCTCTTTCAGGAGCTGGTGAACTCTTCAACCCGACGCCGTCGTCTTTTTGAGAGGGCCTCTGCCGAGCTTGATACGATTGTTGAGATGGCCAATGGTGAAGAGAGGGTTTCGGCTATTGTGGCGGCTCTGCGTGAGCAACTTGAGCGGTTTCGTTTGGCTGTTGAGAAGACGCCTGAACTTCGTCGGCGAATGAAGCGGGAGCTTGGCGCTGTTGTGGGGGTGAAAAATGTGCTTTTTGATCCTTTTTCTCTTGCCGCACATGCTACCGATGCTACCGACTGGAGGCTTCATCTTCCTTCGGCAGTGGTTACGCCTGATCAGGAGTCGCAGGTTGCTCCGCTGATTACGGCGATTGCTGCGCTTGGCCTCAATATTATTCCTCGGGGCGCCGGTACAGGGCTGACCGGAGGGGCGGTGCCGTTGCGCTCGAAGTGTGTGATTATTAATATGGAAAAACTGAACCGCATCCGGGGTGTTTCGGTGCGTGATTTTCAACTGGAAAATGGTCAGATATGCCAGGCGTCAGTGATTGACGTTGAAGCGGGTGTGATTACTGAACATGCGATGGAGGCGGCTGATGAGCAGGGTCTTGTGTTTGCTACCGATCCCACCAGTGAGTGGGCTTGTACAATCGGGGGCAATATTGCGGAAAATGCCGGTGGAAAGATGGCGGTTCGCTGGGGTACCTGTATCGACAACCTGCTTGAGTGGCGGATGGCGATGCCTTCGGGAGAAAACTGGACGGTAAAGCGTGCTGATCATCGGTTGCGGAAAATTATGCATGAGGATACCGTCGTTTTTGAGGTGTGGAATGAGTCGGGCAAGAGGATTGATCGTATTGAACTGCTCGGAACTGATATTCGTAAAAAAGGGCTCTGGAAGGATATTACCAATAAGGCGCTCGGGGGAGTACCCGGTTTGCAGAAGGAGGGTACGGACGGGGTGATCACCTCGGCTCTTTTTGTGCTCTATCCGAAGTACCCGGAAAAGAGGACGCTCTGCCTTGAGTTTTTTGGGCCTGATATGGATGAGGCAAGCCGGGTGATTCTTGAGCTTTCGAAAATATTTCCGCTCCATTCCGAAAATCGTGAGGCTTTGCTTGCTCTTGAGCATTTTGATGATGAGTATATCCGGGCTATTGATTACAAGGTAAAGGCGCCCCGTGCCCAGACACCGAAGGCGGTGCTGCTGATTGATATTGCCGGTAACAGCGTAGCGGAGGTGGAGTGCGGTGTGGAGCGGGTGGAACGGCTGCTCGATCCCCATCCAAATACCTTGATGTTTCTTGCAAGGGATAGTGCGGAGGGTGTCCGCTTCTGGGCTGACCGTAAAAAGCTTGGCGCTATTGCCCGGCGAACCAATGCGTTCAAACTTAACGAGGATATTGTTATTCCGCTTGAAGCGTTGGCAGAGTTTGCCCGTTTTATTGATCATCTCAATATTGAGGAGGAGCGGTATGCGCAGCATCGATTTGTGGAGCGTGCACGCGCTCTGCTTGAAACTTCGAAAGTAAGCGAGGATGGTGGCCAGTTTGCCTCAAAGATTCCTGCCGGGGTTGAGCTTTGCCAACTGTTCAGCTCAAAGATCGATGCAGAGCCTGAGGAGTCGCTCCGTTCGCTTGCTGTTGTGCAGGAGCTTTGCAGTGAGCTTGGAGAGCTGGTGCAGGGGTATCCTGATATGCAGGCAGCCCTTGATGGCGCATACCTGCATGTTCGTGATCGTCGCATTGTGCTGGCTACGCACATGCATGCGGGCGATGGCAATGTGCATGTCAATGTGCCGGTACTTTCAAATGACAGGCCCATGCTTGAGCGGGCAGACAAGGTGATCGACCATGTTATGGAAAAGGTGGTCTCTCTTGGTGGTGTGGTGTCGGGCGAGCATGGTATTGGGGTTACCAAACTGAAGTATCTTGATCCGGCCATTGTTGAAGAGTTGTCGATGTATCGTCGCCGGGTTGATCCGAAGGGGATTATGAATCCTGGCAAGCTTGATGATTATGAGGTGCTTGACTCCATTTTTACCCCCTCATTCAATCTGCTTGAACTTGAGGCGCATATTCTCAGGCGAGCCCAGATTGCGGAGCTTTCAAAAAAGGTCGATTACTGTATTCGGTGTGGTAAATGCAAGATGGATTGCTGTGTCTATTATCCCTCGCGGGGAATGTTTTATCATCCAAGAAACAAGAATCTGGCGATAGGGTCGCTGATTGAGGCGCTTCTTTTTGATGCCCAGCGGGAGCGGACTACCGACTTTGCCCTTCTGCAATGGCTTGAAGAGGTGGCCGATCACTGTACCATCTGTCACAAATGTCTTAAGCCCTGTCCGGTGGATATCGACAGCGGGGAGGTTTCGGTGCTGGAGCGTGAAATTCTGTCGGAGTGGGGTTTCAAGCACTCCTCTCCGGTTACTGAGTTGACCTTGCGTTATCTCGAAAGTCGTTCGCCGGTGTTTAATGCCCTGTTTCGCCGTTCGGTGCTGCGGGTTGGCGGGGCGGTTCAGCGTGCGGGTAACAGGCTCTCTTCCTCTTTACAGTTGGAAAATAATAATCCGGTTCTTTATCCGCTTCGTCTGTTGCGCTCTGCGGTGCCACCAGTTCCTGAGGGTACCTTGCGTGATGTTTTGCCGGAGTGTGGCCCCGATCAGGTGCTGGTTTTTGAGCCTGCGGGTGAGGTGACGAGTAATGTGTTTTACTTTCCGGGATGTGGTTCCGAGCGCATGAATTCTACCATCTCTATGGCGGCGCTGCATCTGCTGCTTGAGCTTGGTGCAAGGGTGGTGCTGCCTCCTCCATTTCTCTGCTGTGGTTTTCCGGCGCATGTGAATGCAAAGAGCGACCAGTATTCGAGTATTGTGCTGCGTAATACCGTGCTTTTCAGCCAGATCAGGGAGATGTTCTCCTATCTCGATTTTGATGCCTGTGTGGTGACCTGTGGTACCTGTATGGAGGGGCTTGATGCGATTGAAACCGGCAAGATTTTTGGCGGAAAGATCGTCGATATTGCGGCTTTTGCCTTTGATAAAGGGATGAAGCTTGATGGCAAAGGAGATTATCTCTATCACGCTCCATGTCACGATTCGCTTTCGGGAAAGGCTCGGGAAACGCTGCATAAGCTGGGTGGGTTCGGCAGTGTGACCGCTGTAGCGCACTGCTGTTCTGAGGCGGGAACGCTGGCGTTGTCGCGTCCGGATATTACCGATTCCATGCTTCACCGTAAACGGGATGCCATTACGGAGCTTATGCATGGAAAAGAGAGGGCTGTCATTCTGACCAATTGCCCTTCGTGCGTGCAGGGACTTGGAAGAAATCTTGACCTGGGCATTGAGCCACAGCATATTGTTGTGGCTCTGGCTGAAAAGCGGTCGGGTTCCGGCTGGATGGAGTTGATGCGTGTTCAGGCGTCAAAGGGAACTGCGGTAAGCTTTTAA